In the genome of Dermatophagoides farinae isolate YC_2012a chromosome 4, ASM2471394v1, whole genome shotgun sequence, the window tgttgtttgccatctttttcaatgtttgattttttaaagaaagaattttcaatctCTTCCAATTCGAttgcttcatcatcatcatcagcaaatTCTTTGAATATAGGATTATCGAAAAATCGTTCACTTTTGACATCAGTTGGCTGATTATCGAGATCGACGATTAattcatttccatcatcatcgtcatctagatcaaaatgaattactccattttctttttcatttgtttcattgtcatcataatcactattttgattttggccatcatcattatcatcatcttcagaTGATTCATCTTCAGAATCTAGATATttatcatctttatcataataaatttttttctttttatctcgattttcttcatcatcatcatcatcatctaatacAACATCGGGATCAACATCTTTAATTTTGTCCAAATCTTTACGTATCTTATTTAAGCTGAATAAATCCTGTTCTTCCTGTACAAGTTGATCATTTTCCAACACCATTTTCAGATTCATTCGTTCGGCTAATTTACGTTTCTCTTTggccattttctttttcattcgtttcaatttgattgtttcttcattttcaaatgaatcaatttcttccacttcatcatcattatcatcaatattttcattgatatcaCTAATATCTTcttgatcatttttcaattcttcaaaTTCCGTTTTAGATTCTTTAGccatctttttcatttcacttcGTAGTGTACGACGCCAATTTATTAAAAGtctatagaaaaaattttgataattatttcggttaaattttatgaaagaaaatcaaaaaaaaacttacgtCAATTCTTTTCTACCAAGTACTTTAATATCTTTGaaacattcaataatttcattcgTGGTTGATGGATGATTTCGGATAAATTCGTCATCGATAACAATTTCACTTGCtttattcaacaattcaGCATAATTAGCACTTTCAATAAGATCGATagcattcaattttttatataaaagtatttgtccatcatcataacctTCTGCTTTAgcttttttctgtttcataCTTGCTTTCAGcaaatcatttgttgttattttttgctCTGCATCCGGTAACTCAGCGAACACGTGTGCtggatcaaaaaatttaGGATCAATTCGATCTGGAGCTATAAAATtttgacaaacaacaaaaatttcggCCGATTCATTACGTGATGCTTGTGGTTTAGTAGCTAGTActtttttgaagaatttattcataacCCAAATCAATGCATTATAATCTTTGGAACGAAAAACTTTTGTTATGAACCAACCACCTTTGACAAGAAAATCACAGGCCAAATGTAATGCCGATAATGTAAGACGATTCTGTTCGAATGCATCATGTATCCAACTTTTACCAACATTTGGTGCACCATCATTGAGTACAACATCAGCTTTCCAtgtttttagatttttcttcaatgaaCTTCGACATTTTTGTGTAGTTATATCCTCTTGTAATGTGATAACATTATGAATTGGTTTGATTGGCACTAAATCCACACCGATTATAACGCTTGAAACGGGCATATATTTTTGTGCCACCTGTAGCCAGCCTCCTGGTGCTGCacataaatcaattaatacTTTGGACTTTTgtaga includes:
- the LOC124500588 gene encoding pre-rRNA 2'-O-ribose RNA methyltransferase FTSJ3 isoform X1 encodes the protein MGKKGKVGKQRKDKYYQLAKETGYRSRASFKLIQLNRKFEFLQKSKVLIDLCAAPGGWLQVAQKYMPVSSVIIGVDLVPIKPIHNVITLQEDITTQKCRSSLKKNLKTWKADVVLNDGAPNVGKSWIHDAFEQNRLTLSALHLACDFLVKGGWFITKVFRSKDYNALIWVMNKFFKKVLATKPQASRNESAEIFVVCQNFIAPDRIDPKFFDPAHVFAELPDAEQKITTNDLLKASMKQKKAKAEGYDDGQILLYKKLNAIDLIESANYAELLNKASEIVIDDEFIRNHPSTTNEIIECFKDIKVLGRKELTLLINWRRTLRSEMKKMAKESKTEFEELKNDQEDISDINENIDDNDDEVEEIDSFENEETIKLKRMKKKMAKEKRKLAERMNLKMVLENDQLVQEEQDLFSLNKIRKDLDKIKDVDPDVVLDDDDDDEENRDKKKKIYYDKDDKYLDSEDESSEDDDNDDGQNQNSDYDDNETNEKENGVIHFDLDDDDDGNELIVDLDNQPTDVKSERFFDNPIFKEFADDDDEAIELEEIENSFFKKSNIEKDGKQQNSKKSDDKEIESDVDDDDDDDDDDDDDDDEVVKKDDQSMVNGLSKKMSRKEKAKRMLSPEELTMAAAMIHSKKCKRDLLDDGWNRYMNNDLDGAPSWFKREEETYCRKPMPVSQEYSKKSTTDINSRPIKKELEAKARKKKRTMRRLEKARIKAENLTEDPSMSNKEKADTIRRIYKRASIKNEKRPTLVVAKKQYGNRRPPGVKGRYKIVDSRMKKDKRKQQQNERKPGAAKGKKKFRKPQKSR
- the LOC124500588 gene encoding pre-rRNA 2'-O-ribose RNA methyltransferase FTSJ3 isoform X2; its protein translation is MGKKGKVGKQRKDKYYQLAKETGYRSRASFKLIQLNRKFEFLQKSKVLIDLCAAPGGWLQVAQKYMPVSSVIIGVDLVPIKPIHNVITLQEDITTQKCRSSLKKNLKTWKADVVLNDGAPNVGKSWIHDAFEQNRLTLSALHLACDFLVKGGWFITKVFRSKDYNALIWVMNKFFKKVLATKPQASRNESAEIFVVCQNFIAPDRIDPKFFDPAHVFAELPDAEQKITTNDLLKASMKQKKAKAEGYDDGQILLYKKLNAIDLIESANYAELLNKASEIVIDDEFIRNHPSTTNEIIECFKDIKVLGRKELTLLINWRRTLRSEMKKMAKESKTEFEELKNDQEDISDINENIDDNDDEVEEIDSFENEETIKLKRMKKKMAKEKRKLAERMNLKMVLENDQLVQEEQDLFSLNKIRKDLDKIKDVDPDVVLDDDDDDEENRDKKKKIYYDKDDKYLDSEDESSEDDDNDDGQNQNSDYDDNETNEKENGVIHFDLDDDDDGNELIVDLDNQPTDVKSERFFDNPIFKEFADDDDEAIELEEIENSFFKKSNIEKDGKQQNSKKSDDKEIESDVDDDDDDDDDDDDDDDEVVKKDDQSMVNGLSKKMSRKEKAKRMLSPEELTMAAAMIHSKKCKRDLLDDGWNRYMNNDLDGAPSWFKREEETYCRKPMPVSQEYSKKSTTDINSRPIKKELEAKARKKKRTMRRLEKARIKAENLTEDPSMSNKEKADTIRRIYKRASIKNEKRPTLVVAKKQYGNRRPPGVKGRYKIVDSRMKKDKRKQQQNERKPGAAKVHFHF